Proteins encoded by one window of Enterococcus saccharolyticus subsp. saccharolyticus:
- the istB gene encoding IS21-like element helper ATPase IstB, with translation MNDSMDALQSQFRQLRLVETASELPELFRKAEQASWTYRELVQEIVCFELRKREEKSVQKRLKWAKFPYHKTLTEFDLSDQTSLSKRQLTQLQELTWLEQQYNLIFLGPSGVGKTHLSIALGMEAIQKGFQVTFVTMGELLSLLKTEEFTRKAQVQLNRIRASDLVIIDDLMYMAMDQREATLFFHLINHLYERSSIILTSNKSPDQWGELLGDEGVAMAILDRILHRAEVVHMNEASYRMKHRQSMFVSESVQN, from the coding sequence ATGAATGATAGCATGGACGCGCTGCAGAGCCAGTTCAGACAGCTGCGCTTGGTGGAAACTGCGAGCGAGTTGCCTGAGCTTTTCCGTAAAGCCGAACAGGCCTCCTGGACCTACCGGGAACTGGTGCAGGAGATTGTGTGCTTCGAATTAAGGAAGCGCGAGGAAAAAAGTGTTCAGAAACGATTGAAATGGGCTAAGTTCCCGTACCACAAAACACTGACGGAATTCGACTTATCAGATCAGACTTCTCTGAGTAAACGGCAGCTTACCCAGCTCCAAGAGCTTACTTGGCTTGAGCAGCAGTATAATCTCATCTTTTTGGGTCCGAGCGGTGTGGGGAAAACGCACTTATCCATTGCCTTAGGCATGGAGGCCATCCAGAAGGGATTTCAGGTGACGTTCGTGACAATGGGAGAACTACTCTCCCTTCTGAAAACTGAAGAATTCACGCGAAAAGCGCAGGTCCAGCTCAATCGGATCCGAGCGTCTGATTTAGTGATCATTGATGATTTGATGTATATGGCAATGGATCAAAGGGAAGCTACCCTGTTTTTTCATTTGATCAATCATCTATATGAACGGAGTTCAATCATCTTGACCTCCAATAAGAGCCCCGACCAATGGGGAGAATTATTGGGCGATGAGGGCGTCGCAATGGCTATCCTAGACCGTATTCTGCATCGAGCGGAGGTCGTTCACATGAATGAAGCTAGCTACCGTATGAAGCATCGCCAGAGCATGTTTGTGAGCGAAAGTGTTCAAAATTAA